One Candidatus Nitrososphaera evergladensis SR1 genomic window carries:
- a CDS encoding Lrp/AsnC ligand binding domain-containing protein, whose translation MPCSGRKSSTRCIFQNDVCICISQLRSRLVQAAKSELESVSNATAVYETSGIYDIIIKVDAKSEEALRDTIVKIRTLPGMTCTTTTIIAAASTKARQQ comes from the coding sequence ATTCCCTGCTCAGGGCGGAAAAGTAGCACTAGGTGCATATTCCAAAATGACGTATGCATTTGTATTTCCCAACTGCGATCCAGGCTCGTACAGGCCGCCAAGAGCGAACTAGAAAGTGTTTCAAATGCCACGGCCGTTTACGAGACATCAGGGATATACGACATCATCATAAAGGTTGATGCCAAGTCTGAAGAGGCCCTGCGCGATACCATAGTCAAGATAAGGACTCTGCCGGGGATGACATGTACGACTACAACGATAATAGCTGCAGCCAGCACCAAGGCCAGGCAACAATAA
- a CDS encoding potassium-transporting ATPase subunit C yields MEIKSGTLKPAIRVIVLMLVVTGVAYPLALVAVGQSVLPFQSNGSILELNGKEVGSRLIAQEFSSPKFFHPRPAAETASGVDPHITPDDAYSQAKGVSRATGIPENYLVTMIELNIERNRSANLVAFAPEYVNVLELNIELARQYPDVYAELPGEGQRDR; encoded by the coding sequence ATGGAGATCAAGTCTGGAACGCTAAAGCCCGCAATCAGGGTGATCGTGCTGATGCTGGTCGTAACTGGAGTAGCGTACCCGCTTGCGCTGGTTGCGGTAGGACAGAGCGTGCTTCCCTTCCAGTCAAATGGGAGCATACTAGAGTTGAATGGAAAGGAGGTCGGGTCACGGCTTATTGCGCAGGAATTTTCGTCGCCCAAGTTTTTCCACCCCCGCCCTGCGGCAGAGACAGCGTCAGGGGTTGACCCCCACATAACCCCTGACGACGCCTACTCGCAGGCAAAGGGCGTAAGCCGGGCCACGGGCATACCGGAGAATTACCTCGTCACGATGATAGAGCTCAACATAGAGAGGAATAGGTCGGCAAACCTGGTGGCTTTTGCCCCTGAATATGTCAACGTGCTAGAGCTGAACATCGAGCTTGCAAGGCAGTACCCTGACGTCTATGCAGAGTTGCCCGGAGAAGGACAGAGGGACAGGTAA
- a CDS encoding phosphoribosylglycinamide synthetase C domain-containing protein, with protein MKFLFVSPEALSLDLAYRIVQEGHEVKFCVQSETEKDVGDGFVEKADKWEDHVLWADVIVFDDIGFGRAAEKLRAEGKKVVGGSAYTDRLESDREFGQNELARAGVSTLQGRTFSDFEEAINFVQANPSRYVIKPSGKAQNDKELLFVGQEADGNDVINVLAHYKKHWSSKIRVFQIQQFASGVEVAVGAFFNGKDFVKPINVNFEHKRLFPGDIGPSTGEMGTLVFWTHQSRIFGLTLEKMKQQLVESGYIGYIDINCIANGTAIYPLEFTSRFGYPTISIHMEGITGQWGQFLYSIASGQSVELEAKKGFQIGVVIAVPPFPFTDDKTFRKFSEDATVLFKQPDMAGVHLGEIKKDGSDWRIAGRSGYALVVTGSGITTEEARRQAYSRVANIMIPNMFYRTDIGAKWIKDSDLLLSLGYL; from the coding sequence GTGAAGTTTCTCTTCGTGTCGCCAGAAGCCCTGAGCCTTGACCTTGCATACCGAATAGTGCAGGAAGGGCACGAGGTAAAGTTCTGCGTGCAGAGCGAGACCGAAAAGGACGTGGGCGATGGCTTTGTGGAAAAGGCCGACAAATGGGAGGACCACGTTTTGTGGGCAGACGTCATAGTGTTTGACGACATTGGCTTTGGAAGGGCCGCAGAGAAGCTGCGCGCAGAAGGCAAGAAGGTAGTGGGCGGGAGCGCCTACACTGACAGGCTTGAAAGCGACAGGGAATTTGGCCAGAACGAGCTTGCCCGGGCCGGCGTCTCGACGCTTCAGGGCCGGACGTTTTCTGACTTTGAGGAGGCGATAAATTTCGTGCAGGCCAACCCGTCGCGGTACGTGATAAAGCCAAGCGGCAAGGCGCAGAACGATAAAGAGCTCCTGTTCGTGGGGCAGGAGGCCGACGGAAACGACGTGATAAACGTCCTTGCGCACTACAAGAAGCACTGGTCAAGCAAGATACGGGTCTTTCAGATCCAGCAGTTTGCCTCCGGAGTCGAAGTTGCAGTCGGCGCGTTCTTCAACGGCAAGGACTTTGTCAAGCCGATAAACGTGAACTTTGAGCACAAGCGGCTGTTTCCCGGCGACATCGGGCCAAGCACGGGCGAGATGGGAACCTTGGTTTTCTGGACGCACCAGAGCAGGATCTTTGGCCTGACGCTTGAAAAGATGAAGCAGCAGCTGGTCGAGTCCGGCTACATCGGCTACATCGACATAAACTGCATCGCAAACGGGACTGCCATCTACCCGCTGGAGTTCACGTCGCGCTTTGGCTACCCGACAATATCGATACACATGGAAGGGATTACAGGCCAGTGGGGCCAGTTCCTCTACTCGATTGCAAGCGGCCAGAGCGTTGAGCTTGAGGCAAAGAAGGGCTTTCAGATCGGGGTGGTGATCGCCGTGCCTCCGTTTCCATTTACAGACGACAAGACGTTTCGCAAGTTTTCCGAAGACGCGACCGTGCTGTTCAAACAGCCGGACATGGCCGGCGTGCACCTTGGCGAGATAAAAAAGGATGGAAGCGACTGGCGTATTGCAGGGCGCTCCGGTTATGCGCTTGTGGTGACAGGATCTGGCATAACAACGGAAGAGGCGCGCAGGCAGGCGTATAGCAGAGTTGCAAACATCATGATACCAAACATGTTTTACCGCACTGACATTGGGGCAAAGTGGATAAAGGACAGCGACCTGCTTCTTTCGCTTGGATACCTCTAG
- a CDS encoding Lrp/AsnC family transcriptional regulator — MRKVIVLVNTSLGTDGHVAEELRKIEGVKEVYKVRGVYDILVKIEAPDPDKVKEIISSKLRKIDDIRSTITMVVTNDGISALA, encoded by the coding sequence GTGCGCAAAGTCATTGTTCTGGTCAACACCAGCCTTGGAACCGACGGCCACGTTGCAGAAGAGCTGCGCAAGATAGAGGGAGTAAAAGAAGTCTACAAGGTTCGCGGGGTCTATGACATACTGGTCAAGATAGAAGCCCCCGACCCGGACAAGGTCAAAGAGATAATATCGTCAAAACTGCGCAAGATAGACGACATCCGGTCGACCATAACGATGGTCGTCACAAACGACGGCATAAGCGCGCTTGCCTAG
- a CDS encoding cation diffusion facilitator family transporter, with translation MDDPFAVDVQHGSPTAAETARSSSSSSSMSEGLKAGQQIAKISVITLVAIGIVELVVGQISGSIVATADGIDSLSDAMISLIVFVGLYLATRPANKRFPFGYYKVESFAALLAAIGMVAIGAFILYHSYESFVNPHRIEQPVLTMVVLASAGGVSLHRALQMRKIARKYDLLSLKTDAKNSIKDGSASIIGFVSVLVASQFGFLQMDAIGGMIIAGYIFSVAYFSLRQSSLTLVDAWQNPGTSDKVKQLIESKFQAEPVKVRSVFLRPTGMMAHAEVHLEVDGDKKLQDFESLSFQVQSLIRSKFRLIDRISVIPHPLTFDGGGKKKGTTTA, from the coding sequence TTGGACGATCCTTTCGCTGTGGATGTCCAGCATGGCAGTCCAACAGCAGCCGAAACCGCAAGAAGTAGCAGTAGTAGCAGTAGCATGTCAGAGGGCCTGAAAGCAGGCCAGCAGATAGCCAAGATTTCTGTGATAACGCTGGTTGCCATAGGCATAGTCGAACTTGTCGTAGGGCAGATAAGCGGGAGCATTGTTGCAACGGCAGACGGCATTGACTCGCTGTCCGACGCAATGATATCCCTTATCGTTTTTGTTGGGTTGTACCTTGCGACTAGGCCTGCCAACAAGAGATTCCCGTTTGGATATTACAAGGTGGAAAGCTTTGCCGCCCTGCTTGCGGCCATTGGTATGGTTGCAATAGGTGCATTCATACTCTATCACTCGTACGAGTCGTTTGTAAATCCCCACAGGATAGAGCAACCGGTTTTGACCATGGTGGTGCTGGCATCTGCTGGTGGCGTGTCTCTTCACCGGGCGCTTCAGATGAGAAAGATAGCGCGAAAATACGACCTGCTTTCGCTCAAGACGGACGCCAAGAACTCGATAAAGGACGGCTCGGCGTCGATAATTGGTTTTGTCAGCGTGCTTGTCGCCTCGCAATTTGGGTTCCTCCAGATGGACGCAATAGGCGGTATGATAATAGCAGGCTACATTTTCTCTGTCGCGTATTTCTCACTGAGGCAGTCGTCTCTTACTCTCGTTGACGCATGGCAGAACCCTGGGACGTCTGACAAGGTAAAACAGCTTATCGAGTCCAAGTTCCAGGCAGAGCCGGTGAAGGTCAGGTCGGTGTTTCTGAGGCCAACCGGCATGATGGCACATGCAGAAGTGCACCTTGAGGTTGACGGAGACAAGAAACTGCAAGATTTCGAATCGCTATCCTTCCAGGTCCAGAGCCTCATCCGTTCCAAGTTCAGGCTGATTGACAGGATATCCGTGATACCGCACCCTCTGACTTTTGACGGCGGCGGAAAAAAGAAGGGCACGACAACGGCCTAG